From the Streptomyces pluripotens genome, one window contains:
- a CDS encoding response regulator encodes MVIEVLVVDDDSRVARVNAAYVEKVPGFHVAGEAHSAAEALRRVETLPRLDLVLMDHWLPDGTGLAVVQEMRRRGHQTDVIMVTAARDVSTVQAAMRHGALQYLMKPFTFAGLRAKLEGYAQLRRALDSGGEAEQAQVDRMFGALSAPPEPELPKGHAPATAELVRQALMKAAGPMSAQEIAERTGVSRQTAQRYLKLLERTGRARLTLKYGDAGRPEHRYVWAARA; translated from the coding sequence ATGGTAATCGAGGTCCTGGTCGTGGACGACGACAGCCGGGTGGCCCGGGTCAATGCCGCCTACGTCGAGAAGGTGCCCGGGTTCCACGTGGCCGGTGAGGCGCACAGCGCAGCGGAGGCGCTGCGCCGGGTGGAAACCCTGCCGCGGCTCGACCTGGTACTCATGGACCATTGGCTGCCCGACGGCACCGGGCTCGCGGTGGTCCAGGAGATGCGGCGCCGCGGCCATCAGACCGACGTGATCATGGTGACGGCGGCGCGGGACGTATCGACCGTTCAGGCCGCCATGCGGCACGGGGCTCTGCAGTACCTGATGAAGCCGTTCACCTTCGCCGGTCTGCGGGCGAAACTGGAGGGGTACGCCCAGCTGCGGCGCGCCCTGGACAGCGGCGGCGAGGCCGAACAGGCTCAGGTGGACCGGATGTTCGGTGCCCTGTCCGCACCGCCGGAACCCGAGCTACCCAAGGGGCATGCCCCCGCGACGGCCGAGCTGGTGCGCCAGGCGCTGATGAAAGCCGCGGGCCCGATGTCCGCCCAGGAGATCGCCGAGCGGACCGGAGTGAGCCGGCAGACCGCCCAGCGGTATCTGAAGCTGCTGGAGCGCACGGGCCGGGCCCGGCTGACCCTCAAGTATGGCGACGCGGGCCGCCCGGAACACCGATACGTGTGGGCGGCCCGCGCCTGA